The Prosthecobacter fusiformis genomic sequence GATGAGCGTGGGAAGGCCTATCGCAGCTTGGAGCTGGCGCGTTGGATCGAACAAAAAGACCTTCACGGCACCAAGCGCGCCAGCCTTATCATTGGTGGTGCCGACGGGCACAGTGAATCCTTCCGCAAGCAGGCTGATGAATGCTGGACCTTATCCTCGTTTACTTTGCAGCATGAAATAGCTCTCGTTGTCCTGGCTGAGCAGCTCTATCGCGCGTATAGTATTCTTCGAAATGAACCCTATCACAGGGAGTGACATAAGCCCTTACTTTTTGCTGAAATGAGACTCAATTCACCCAGGATTCGCCTTGTTGAGAAGTTGACCTGCGCTTATATTTAAAAAAAACCGACTTTCAGCCTTTAGGCTTACTCAATGTCCTCATCCGTCCTCCGAAACGTGATTCACCCCAAGCATTCTCCCTCCTCTGCACTGAGGACTGGGATGGAAGATGCTGGGGAAGGCATCCGCCCCGCTGAGGACATGGAAGTGGTTCTGGGAGTGCTGATTGAAAACGCGCCTGTAGCCATGGCCATGTTTGACGACCAGATGCACTACATGCTGGCCAACCGCTCCTGGATAGAAGAGTTTTCACTTCAGGGCGTGCATCCATTGATCGGGCGGAGTCAGTACGATGTCTTTCCTGTCATGCATCCAGGATGGAGGCAGGTCTATGACCGTGCGCTCCAGGGGCACGTTGTCCGCAGTGAGCATGATGCCCTCTCGGGTCCGGATGGACGGCGGGTCGTTTACCGCTGGGAAGTCCGGCCGTGGCGGAGGAAGAAAGACGCCAGTGTGGGCGGTCTGATGGTGACTTGTGAAAAGTTCGGCAATGCCGCGGCCCTCCAGGCCCTGGTGCCGGAGGGGGAGCCACCTGTAGAATCCAAGGAAGAAAAGGCCCCTCATCTCCAACTGGTCAATACCAACCTGCCGATGGTCATGCTGGATGAAATGGGAATCGTGCAGCAGACGAATACCGCTGCTGCAGAGATGGGACTCTCCCGTGGTATCCAGGAAGGTGCCTCCGCATTTTGGGAAGTTTTTGCAGATCCTCGGGAAGCCTCACGCCTGCAATTGTCATGGGGTGGCGTTTTGGAAAAGCTGGCTGGTGAGGCGCGCTCCACGGGCTGGGTGATGGAAATGCCTGCCATGCAGCGCCAAATTTTTACGGATGCGGAGAAGGCACCCCCACAGCGCTGGTTGATCACGCATTGTGAGGGTGGTGAGGCCAAGCGCTATTTGGCGATGCTGCTGCCAGCCATGGCTGCACCGCCAGCGCCCCCGCGCGTGAATTTTACCGCCCCCCCGAATTTGCCCGCTATTGCCAATGCGGTGGCCAGTATATCCCAGCCGCAGGCGGAGAGTTCAAGCCAGGCTCTGGAAATGCGCCGCTTGCAGGATGAGCTGGCGCGGGCACGCCAGGAACTGCGCACCCTTCACGAGGCAGAGCGTGTTTTTACCCAGAGAGATTCCCGTGTGCGGCAGTATCTGGATGCCCTGCCTTGTGGTGTCCTGGTCCTGGATGACTTGGGCACACCGCTGTATCAAAATGAGCCGTTGACGAAACTGCTCGGTCGCCCTCTGCGCAGGGAGGAGACGGTGGAAAATTGGCTCAGTGCGGCCTGCCCTAACGACGAACATCGTACAGAGGTGACGTTGCTTTGGCGAGATGACGTCTGGCGTCGTCAGCTCACGCGCATCTTTTCCCTGGCCACGGCTGATGGTCTGCTGAAGGAGCTGGAGTTTCAGCCTTCGGGGCTGCCAGGAGGGGGGCTTCTTGTGTGCATCCAGGATGCCACGGAGCATTGCCGCCATGAGGAGCAGTTGCGTGCCACGGAGGCCAAATTCCGCACCTTGCTGCATGAGTGCCCTGTTCCTGTGGTCTTGATGGACAAAGCCGGATCCGTCTTTGAGGTCAATCATTTGGCGGAAATTTTGTTAGGCCATCCGAAGACCGAACTCCGCCGTTATCCTCTTGATGCCTGGCTGGATCCGCAGGATGCGCGTGCACGCCGCGAGACGGTGCGCCAGATGCAGGAAAGCGGAGAACGTAGTACCTCGCTTGAGGTTAAGGTACTTCAACCTGGGCGGGAGTCTGTGCCCGCTCTGCTTACCTTGGCGCAGGTTTTGGATTCCTCGGGAGAGCCCCACTGCACGGTACATTTCTTCCAGAAAAAGGAAGCCGTTAAGGCGGTCCCGTCCGGCATCGCTTCGGCCCCAGGGCCTGTGTCTGCCGGACTGTCTTCGAAGCGCATGGGGACATCCACAGAAAGACTGCTGCGCACCAATGTGAATGGAAGGATCAAAGAGATCTCTCCCCGTGGAATGGAATTGCTCGGCCTTACAGAAAGCGATGCGAAAGGCCGCGCACTGCATCTGCATTTCCGCCCTTCTGACCCCACGGGTTTTTACACGGAACTGACGAGACTGGCCCAGAGTTCAGACCCGGTTTCGACACTGGATTGCTTCACACGCGATGGAACGCGGCAGTCCTGTCATTTGCGAGTGGTTGCCTCAGGTGGTGGTGGTTTTGATTTCGACCTCTATGATGCGTCCATCGCTGGAATCCCCACGGAAAATTCCTTCGGCCCTGCTTTCACGGGCATGGACCCCAATTCGCAGCCGCTTTTTCAGACGTTGCTGACTTCGGCTTGGCCTGTCGCAGATCTTTCCCGGGAAAAATTGCTGCTGAGCGAAACGCATCACCGGATCAAGAACCACCTGCAGATTATTTCCAGCCTGCTCAATCTGGAATCGAATACCATCACGGACAGCACCGCCCGCACCGCTTTGCGCTCTAGCCAGAACCGTGTGCGCGCCATCGCTGAACTGCACCAGCACCTCTATCAGATCGCTCTGGGTACCGCAGAAAACTTCAGCGTCTTTGCCAGTGGGCTCGTCCAGCGCCTGCGTGATTGTTATGATATTTCTCCAGAGCGGGTGGCCGTAAGGTTGGATTTGGAGGAAGGGAACATTCAGCAAGAATGGCTGATGCCGCTGGCCCTCACGCTCAACGAAACGCTCTCAAACAGTTTTGAGCATGGCTTTCCTGGCGACCGATCGGGCGCGGTGAAAGTAAACCTTACTTTCGGCTCCCAAGGAGGCCGCTTGGTCGTATCTGATGACGGGGCAGGGTTTCCGCCCGATTTTTCGGCGGCGGCTTCTCCAGGTCTCGGTTTGAAAATATTGGCCGTGTTTGCCGAGCAGATGCGTGGTCAGCTCAATGTGGGAGCCAGCAATTCTGGTGGCACTGAAATTCAATTGCGATTTCCTATAGCATATGCTGATATTTAGAGTTAGCGTGGTATCGTTAATTCAAAATGAATGGTTCTGACCGCATCCGTATTCTAATCGTCGAGAACGAAGGGCTCGTCGGCTGTGACATGGCCGCGTGTCTGACCGGCCTCGGCTATCGCGTCGTTGGCACTTGTCCCACTGGCGAAGAGGCGCTGCGGTTATATGACGAGCTGAGGCCTGAGCTGGTACTCATGGATGTGCATCTGGACGGTGCCCTGGACGGGATCGAGACGACCAAACGCTTGCAGCAGAAAGGCGATGTCGCCGTGGTCTATGTGACTGCGTGTGCCGATCAGGAAACTGTACAGAGAGCCCGTGAGACCCAGCCCCATGGTTATCTTTTAAAGCCATTCAATCAGGATGAGCTGCGCCTGGCGGTGGAAGTGGCGGCCACACGGCATCTCAATGATCTCGCTCGCGTACGCCGTGAGCAGAGTTATTTCGAAGCCTTTCAAAGTCTGGCGGATGGTGTCATCGCCGCCGATTTGGCCGGGGTGATTGTGTTCATGAATCCGGCCGCAGCCCGGATCACAGGCTGGGAGCAGCAGCAAGTGGTCGGCAGATCACTGCATGAAGTTTTCCGCATCTATCATGCGAGCGGTGAACCTGCGGCTGTGGAATTGAGTTCAGCTACCCAGCCAGCCGCAGAGCGCACCGTCTGGCTGACCACTCTCAATGGCAACCGGGTGGCTGTGCAGGATCGCTCCACTCCGCTTCGTGATCAGGCGGGTCAATTGACCGGTGTGGTGATTCTTTTCCGCGGATTGTCTGTGACTGTATCGGAGGAGCCTCCATCCCCGTCCCCGGCGGAGCGCGCTGCCCAGGCACCTCTGGTGGATGTGGTTGAAAGCATCTCGGATCCCCTCATCGCTTTGGATAGCCGCTGGCAGCTCATCTATGCCAATGCCAGTGCGCAGAAGCTCTTTGAACGTGGGCCTGAAAAACTTTTGGGCGCAAATCTCTGGGACCTGTTGCCCACAGCCACGCGTGAATCTCATTATGAAGCGCTGGCCCATGCGCTGCTCCATCGGGAGTCAGTCACTCGAGAACTTTACTTTGAAGAAAAGCAGACCTGGCTGGAGGTTCGCGGTCATCCTTTTGCGGAGGGCCTGCTCGTCCTCATGCAGGACATCACCAGCCGACGTGAAGAGGCTGAGCGACGCAACCGCATGGACCGGCTCGAATCACTCGGCCTTTTGGCCCGAGGGTTTGCTCATGAATTTAATAACCTGCTGACCGTCCTGCTGGGGAATATTTCCCTGGCCGAGATGCGGCTGCGTAGCGCCGTGCAATTGCCTGAACTGCACACTGCCAAGCATGCCACTCTGCAGGCCCAGGGTTTGGTGCAGCAATTGCTGACCTTTGCGCGCGGAGGTGCCCCCATCAAACGGCCAACCCAGCTCGGGGATTTGGTGGAGCAGTTCTTTCTTCATCACAGCCGTGCCACGCGCATCGAATACCGGCTGGAGCTGGCCCCTCACTTGCCAAATCTGGCCGTGGATCCCGCGCAGATACGTCGTTTGTTAGGCAATCTCATCCGCAATGCCGAGCAGGCTCAGCCAGAAGGCGGCGTCATCACTGTCCGCTGCTTGGCTGCAGATCCTGGGGAAATGTTTCCTCATGACATGCTGAGCGACCTGCCCTCACTTCCCACAGGCGTGGTCATTGAAGTGAATGACCGAGGTGAAGGCATCTCCACAGAAAATCTGGCCCATATCTTTGAGCCTTATTTCAGCACACGAAAGGCGGAAAATGCCACCGGTCTGGGCCTAACCGTTTGTGAATCCATCGCCAAAGCACATGGCGGCTCCATCGCAGTGCGCAGTGAAGCGGCGAATGGTACCACCGTACGGTTTTACCTGCCCGTGGATGCTGAGGGTGAAGAAGTGGATGCCATGGGCATCAGCTCCGCCTTTGAAAGCGCCCCTCAATCCTCCGTGCCGCGCATTCTGGTACTTGAGGATGATCCATTGGTGCGCAGCCTGATTGTCCGCAATCTGAGCAGCCAAAATTACGAAATCGCCGAAAGCGCTGAAGGCAGTGAGACTGTGCGCCTTTATCAAGAGTCCCTTGTCGAAGGCCGCCCTTATGACCTCGTCATTCTGGACCTTTCCATTCCGAACGGAATGGGGGGCGTCCGTGCCATGGAGCGCCTGCGGCAGCTTGATCCTGAGGTGTTGGCCATCGTTTCCAGCGGTTATTCGGATGACCCCGTCATGGCCAAACCCGCCGCGTATGGCTTTGCTGCAGTGCTGCCGAAACCTTATGAACCTGCGGACATGATCCGCCTGGTGAAGACCGTTCTCGCTCAACGTACGGTGCGGAAATAAAAAAACGCCGTCTGTTTCCAGACGACGTCTCTACAAGAGAGGTTTCCCCAACAGTTATTTGGCTGCGAGCACGCGCTTGATATCAGCAGCCTGCTCACTGGTGGAGGCCTTCGTGTCTTTCCAAACGATCTTGCCGTCCTTGACCAGGAAGGCCTGCCGGCTGGCCAGGTTCATGGTGCCTTTGACAATGCGTTCCACCTTGAAGGCATCCACGATTTTACCTTCAGGATCGGCGATCAGGTCATAGGGAAGGGTAAAGTCATCTTTGAATTTTTTCTGCGCTTCCGGTTTGTCGAAGGACACTCCCAGCACCTGGACGCCTTCTTTGGTCAGGTCGGCAAATGCATCACGGAGAGAGCAGGCCTGCTTGGTGCAGCCGGGAGTGTTAGCTTTCGGGTAAAAGAAGACCACCGTTGGGCCTTTGGCATACACATCGGCAAAGTTCACGGTGGCTCCGTCCTGGTTGATCCCCGTGACCATAGGGGCGGGAAGGTCCACTTTTTCTCCCTCGCCTGCATAGGCGCTGGTGAATAGGCTGGCGGCAAGGGCTAGGATTGTCAGGGTGTGTTTCATGGGTTTGAATGGGGAAGGCTATCAGCCGGTTGCTGAAGACGCTCCATAAAACGCACGAGACCGCCCATTTATTCCCCAGACTCGCATGCTCTACGATGCCCATAATCACCTTCAAGATGAGCGCCTGGACCCCTGGCGGCCTCAGGTGATGGCAGAGCTCGCCACCTCCGGCCTCACGGAGGCCGTAGTCAATGGAACCTCCGAAGAGGATTGGCAGGCCGTTGCCTCCCTGGCCCGGCAGCATTCATGGGTGAGGCCCTCCTTCGGCCTGCATCCATGGTATGTGAGGGAGCGCAGCCATGCATGGAGTGAGCGTTTGGCAGACCTCCTGCGCCAGTTTCCACAGTCCGCTGTGGGGGAAATCGGCCTGGACCGCTGGATCGAAAACCCAGACGTCGAAGCTCAGCTTCACTGCTTTCGTACCCAGCTAGCCCTGGCTCGGGAAATGGACCGCCCCGTCACCATCCATTGCCTGCGCGCCTGGGGCATGCTGGAGGAGGAACTGCGCACGCAGCCGTTGCCCACTCGTGGATTTCTCCTGCATTCCTATGGTGGCCCTGTGGAAATGATTCCTGGGTTTGTGAAACACGGGGCCTATTTTTCACTTTCCCCCTACTTTGGGCATCCGCGTAAAGCCGCGCAATTGGAGACCTTCAAGTCGGTCCCCATTGACCGCCTCCTGGCTGAAACCGATGCACCGGACATGCGCCCGCCAGATTTTTTGAATGATCACCCCTTAGTCCAGGGTGATCAGTCTCTGAATCATCCCGCCAACCTTCGAGTCAGCTATGAGCTGCTGGCAAAGCTGCGAGGCATTCCGATGGAGGAGCTGGCCGATCAGATGGCCGAAAATTATCGCCGTCTTTTTATAGGCTGAGAGTGCCTGGACGGATTTGTAAATGAGTACCTGACCAGCTATCGGTAAATGAATTTCTTATCGAGGTGCCGTTTTTAAGTGTGAAGAAATAAG encodes the following:
- a CDS encoding PAS domain-containing protein — protein: MEDAGEGIRPAEDMEVVLGVLIENAPVAMAMFDDQMHYMLANRSWIEEFSLQGVHPLIGRSQYDVFPVMHPGWRQVYDRALQGHVVRSEHDALSGPDGRRVVYRWEVRPWRRKKDASVGGLMVTCEKFGNAAALQALVPEGEPPVESKEEKAPHLQLVNTNLPMVMLDEMGIVQQTNTAAAEMGLSRGIQEGASAFWEVFADPREASRLQLSWGGVLEKLAGEARSTGWVMEMPAMQRQIFTDAEKAPPQRWLITHCEGGEAKRYLAMLLPAMAAPPAPPRVNFTAPPNLPAIANAVASISQPQAESSSQALEMRRLQDELARARQELRTLHEAERVFTQRDSRVRQYLDALPCGVLVLDDLGTPLYQNEPLTKLLGRPLRREETVENWLSAACPNDEHRTEVTLLWRDDVWRRQLTRIFSLATADGLLKELEFQPSGLPGGGLLVCIQDATEHCRHEEQLRATEAKFRTLLHECPVPVVLMDKAGSVFEVNHLAEILLGHPKTELRRYPLDAWLDPQDARARRETVRQMQESGERSTSLEVKVLQPGRESVPALLTLAQVLDSSGEPHCTVHFFQKKEAVKAVPSGIASAPGPVSAGLSSKRMGTSTERLLRTNVNGRIKEISPRGMELLGLTESDAKGRALHLHFRPSDPTGFYTELTRLAQSSDPVSTLDCFTRDGTRQSCHLRVVASGGGGFDFDLYDASIAGIPTENSFGPAFTGMDPNSQPLFQTLLTSAWPVADLSREKLLLSETHHRIKNHLQIISSLLNLESNTITDSTARTALRSSQNRVRAIAELHQHLYQIALGTAENFSVFASGLVQRLRDCYDISPERVAVRLDLEEGNIQQEWLMPLALTLNETLSNSFEHGFPGDRSGAVKVNLTFGSQGGRLVVSDDGAGFPPDFSAAASPGLGLKILAVFAEQMRGQLNVGASNSGGTEIQLRFPIAYADI
- a CDS encoding 23S rRNA (pseudouridine(1915)-N(3))-methyltransferase RlmH, whose translation is MHWKLITVGKPALTWARLGAEDYLHRLRRVAKVEHVVIKEGPRDLVEGQLLQASSDSLRLILDERGKAYRSLELARWIEQKDLHGTKRASLIIGGADGHSESFRKQADECWTLSSFTLQHEIALVVLAEQLYRAYSILRNEPYHRE
- a CDS encoding peroxiredoxin is translated as MKHTLTILALAASLFTSAYAGEGEKVDLPAPMVTGINQDGATVNFADVYAKGPTVVFFYPKANTPGCTKQACSLRDAFADLTKEGVQVLGVSFDKPEAQKKFKDDFTLPYDLIADPEGKIVDAFKVERIVKGTMNLASRQAFLVKDGKIVWKDTKASTSEQAADIKRVLAAK
- a CDS encoding hybrid sensor histidine kinase/response regulator, with protein sequence MNGSDRIRILIVENEGLVGCDMAACLTGLGYRVVGTCPTGEEALRLYDELRPELVLMDVHLDGALDGIETTKRLQQKGDVAVVYVTACADQETVQRARETQPHGYLLKPFNQDELRLAVEVAATRHLNDLARVRREQSYFEAFQSLADGVIAADLAGVIVFMNPAAARITGWEQQQVVGRSLHEVFRIYHASGEPAAVELSSATQPAAERTVWLTTLNGNRVAVQDRSTPLRDQAGQLTGVVILFRGLSVTVSEEPPSPSPAERAAQAPLVDVVESISDPLIALDSRWQLIYANASAQKLFERGPEKLLGANLWDLLPTATRESHYEALAHALLHRESVTRELYFEEKQTWLEVRGHPFAEGLLVLMQDITSRREEAERRNRMDRLESLGLLARGFAHEFNNLLTVLLGNISLAEMRLRSAVQLPELHTAKHATLQAQGLVQQLLTFARGGAPIKRPTQLGDLVEQFFLHHSRATRIEYRLELAPHLPNLAVDPAQIRRLLGNLIRNAEQAQPEGGVITVRCLAADPGEMFPHDMLSDLPSLPTGVVIEVNDRGEGISTENLAHIFEPYFSTRKAENATGLGLTVCESIAKAHGGSIAVRSEAANGTTVRFYLPVDAEGEEVDAMGISSAFESAPQSSVPRILVLEDDPLVRSLIVRNLSSQNYEIAESAEGSETVRLYQESLVEGRPYDLVILDLSIPNGMGGVRAMERLRQLDPEVLAIVSSGYSDDPVMAKPAAYGFAAVLPKPYEPADMIRLVKTVLAQRTVRK
- a CDS encoding TatD family hydrolase; its protein translation is MLYDAHNHLQDERLDPWRPQVMAELATSGLTEAVVNGTSEEDWQAVASLARQHSWVRPSFGLHPWYVRERSHAWSERLADLLRQFPQSAVGEIGLDRWIENPDVEAQLHCFRTQLALAREMDRPVTIHCLRAWGMLEEELRTQPLPTRGFLLHSYGGPVEMIPGFVKHGAYFSLSPYFGHPRKAAQLETFKSVPIDRLLAETDAPDMRPPDFLNDHPLVQGDQSLNHPANLRVSYELLAKLRGIPMEELADQMAENYRRLFIG